A single genomic interval of Coregonus clupeaformis isolate EN_2021a chromosome 36, ASM2061545v1, whole genome shotgun sequence harbors:
- the LOC121552869 gene encoding uncharacterized protein LOC121552869, translated as MVQSKKEHRGMSGMVRFFIFVHGNTLGAHVDLTRHLVIRGGCTEVMSLEESDVVMAFCPIISRAGTDIEAALQQIPAGKPVILVVLHHTFNPDYTVPDSSRLVTRGDVILTVDCLFHESQGGLLECHRNEAAVKDILKNLNIHPETESGSGRMGQCIGWKTNANAKICGEGMDGVRRRSVKESASIRAKRWCREFLDGSGQSGVVARHLHLHLLLVLLFFLFFCVWLYFFIVSS; from the exons ATGGTTCA ATCCAAAAAAGAACACAGAG GGATGTCAGGGATGGTGAGATTCTTCATATTTGTGCATGGCAATACCTTGGGTGCTCATGTGGATTTGACAAGACATCTCGTCATCAGAGGAGGCTGTACTGAAGTGATGTCACTAGAAGAGAGTGATGTCGTCATGGCTTTTTGTCCCATCATCTCTCGTGCTGGTACTGATATTGAGGCAGCACTGCAGCAGATTCCTG CTGGTAAACCTGTCATTCTGGTAGTGCTGCATCACACCTTCAACCCAGACTACACCGTACCTGACAGCAGCAGACTAGTGACCAGAGGTGATGTAATACTCACAGTGGACTGTCTCTTTCATGAGAGCCAAGGAGGACTTCTGGAGTGTCATCGCAATGAAGCAGCAGTCAAAGATATTCTGAAGAATCTTAATATACATCCTGAG ACTGAATCTGGTTCTGGCCGTATGGGCCAGTGCATTGGATGGAAAACCAATGCAAATGCCAAAATATGTGGCGAGgggatggacggagtcaggcgcaggagtgtgAAGGAATCTGCTTCAATCAGAGCAAAAAG ATGGTGTCGTGAATTCTTGGATGGATCAGGGCAGTCAGGCGTT GTTGCCAGACACCTCCATTTGCATTTGTTGTTGGTCTTGTTATTTTTCTTGTTCTTTTGTGTTTggctatatttttttattgtttctAGCTAG